The following are from one region of the Ischnura elegans chromosome X, ioIscEleg1.1, whole genome shotgun sequence genome:
- the LOC124170484 gene encoding galactosylgalactosylxylosylprotein 3-beta-glucuronosyltransferase S-like isoform X1: MRISDSVIRLNMRFQNMFLFIMMMMITVSYFVWISQGKETKKVSNREYVFTCHVSFEDGRKKNQEGLQTIYFVTPTYPRREQAAELTRVGHTLMHVPNLHWIVADDNSSCNDMILKLLKNFGIPFTYMASPMPSEYRKLKASPRGVSNRRAAMDWIRKNANGGVLYFGDDDNTFDLKLFDEIRDTNKVSMFPVGLIGDFGVSAPVVKNGKVVGFFDSWPAKRKFAVDMAGFAVSVDFLMHKPNATMPYKAGYEEDQFLRSLGITYDEIEPKANLCSQVLVWHTQTKKKNAPTMKLTTEIDTSLKELLQELEFLGMGRTSRSEGIKTFMSTDGRDKVL, translated from the exons GTTATACGTCTGAATATGCGGTTCCAGAACATGTTCCTctttataatgatgatgatgattacagtTTCATATTTTGTGTGGATATCTCAAGGAAAAGAAACGAAGAAAGTATCAAATCGGGAATATGTCTTCACGTGCCATGTATCATTTGAG GATGGCCGTAAAAAGAATCAGGAAGGCCTTCAGACTATATATTTTGTCACTCCTACTTATCCACGAAGAGAGCAAGCGGCTGAGTTGACTCGAGTTGGTCACACTCTGATGCATGTTCCCAATCTCCACTGGATAGTGGCTGATGACAATTCATCTTGTAATGACATGATATTGAAGTTGCTCAAGAATTTCG GCATTCCATTTACGTACATGGCAAGCCCAATGCCGTCCGAGTATCGAAAGCTTAAAGCCTCACCAAGAGGTGTATCAAATAGGAGGGCTGCAATGGATTGGATCCGAAAGAATGCCAATGGTGGTGTGCTTTACTttggtgatgatgataatacaTTTGATTTAAAACTTTTTGACGAAATCCGAGACACCAACAAAGTATCTATGTTTCCTGTGGGCTTGATCGGTGATTTTGGTGTGAGTGCACCGGTTGTTAAAAAT GGTAAAGTGGTTGGATTTTTTGATTCTTGGCCTGCTAAGAGAAAGTTTGCTGTAGATATGGCAGGGTTTGCTGTCTCAGTTGATTTTCTAATGCATAAGCCAAATGCAACAATGCCTTATAAAGCTGGTTATGAGGAAGATCAGTTTCTTAGGAGTTTGGGAATAACATATGATGAGATTGAGCCAAAGGCTAATTTATGCTCTCAg GTACTAGTTTGGCATACTCAAACTAAGAAAAAGAATGCTCCCACTATGAAGTTGACTACCGAAATAGATACTAGTCTTAAAGAGCTCCTTCAAGAATTGGAATTTCTTGGAATGGGGCGAACAAGTAGAAGTGAAG GAATCAAGACTTTCATGAGTACCGATGGCCGAGATAAAGTCCTGTAG
- the LOC124170484 gene encoding galactosylgalactosylxylosylprotein 3-beta-glucuronosyltransferase S-like isoform X2, with translation MRFQNMFLFIMMMMITVSYFVWISQGKETKKVSNREYVFTCHVSFEDGRKKNQEGLQTIYFVTPTYPRREQAAELTRVGHTLMHVPNLHWIVADDNSSCNDMILKLLKNFGIPFTYMASPMPSEYRKLKASPRGVSNRRAAMDWIRKNANGGVLYFGDDDNTFDLKLFDEIRDTNKVSMFPVGLIGDFGVSAPVVKNGKVVGFFDSWPAKRKFAVDMAGFAVSVDFLMHKPNATMPYKAGYEEDQFLRSLGITYDEIEPKANLCSQVLVWHTQTKKKNAPTMKLTTEIDTSLKELLQELEFLGMGRTSRSEGIKTFMSTDGRDKVL, from the exons ATGCGGTTCCAGAACATGTTCCTctttataatgatgatgatgattacagtTTCATATTTTGTGTGGATATCTCAAGGAAAAGAAACGAAGAAAGTATCAAATCGGGAATATGTCTTCACGTGCCATGTATCATTTGAG GATGGCCGTAAAAAGAATCAGGAAGGCCTTCAGACTATATATTTTGTCACTCCTACTTATCCACGAAGAGAGCAAGCGGCTGAGTTGACTCGAGTTGGTCACACTCTGATGCATGTTCCCAATCTCCACTGGATAGTGGCTGATGACAATTCATCTTGTAATGACATGATATTGAAGTTGCTCAAGAATTTCG GCATTCCATTTACGTACATGGCAAGCCCAATGCCGTCCGAGTATCGAAAGCTTAAAGCCTCACCAAGAGGTGTATCAAATAGGAGGGCTGCAATGGATTGGATCCGAAAGAATGCCAATGGTGGTGTGCTTTACTttggtgatgatgataatacaTTTGATTTAAAACTTTTTGACGAAATCCGAGACACCAACAAAGTATCTATGTTTCCTGTGGGCTTGATCGGTGATTTTGGTGTGAGTGCACCGGTTGTTAAAAAT GGTAAAGTGGTTGGATTTTTTGATTCTTGGCCTGCTAAGAGAAAGTTTGCTGTAGATATGGCAGGGTTTGCTGTCTCAGTTGATTTTCTAATGCATAAGCCAAATGCAACAATGCCTTATAAAGCTGGTTATGAGGAAGATCAGTTTCTTAGGAGTTTGGGAATAACATATGATGAGATTGAGCCAAAGGCTAATTTATGCTCTCAg GTACTAGTTTGGCATACTCAAACTAAGAAAAAGAATGCTCCCACTATGAAGTTGACTACCGAAATAGATACTAGTCTTAAAGAGCTCCTTCAAGAATTGGAATTTCTTGGAATGGGGCGAACAAGTAGAAGTGAAG GAATCAAGACTTTCATGAGTACCGATGGCCGAGATAAAGTCCTGTAG